The genomic DNA AGCCCGCAACGCCAAGAATGCGAGCTATCGGCAGCATTGAACAGCCTTGAGAGCGGTCTGAAACAATTGTCTGTCCCTTCAAGGGCCAGATCCTCTAGctttctctgtctctctctctctttcccttcctcctACACGACTCGTATGCGTGAGGGGCCGGCGTGGAAAAGCAAAGCCATACGTACATTTTGACGGCAAAACCGGCGCAAGCGTAACCGGACAGAGGCAGACGGGGGCGGGCGCCTTGCCACATTCGCACTTGCCGggcacacacgcacacacacccatCACACATCGTACATCAGAATGGTGCAGTACATCCTGACGCCGTGGCGCGATCGCCGCGAGCTGCTCAAGGTTCGCCAGCAGTTCTATCCCGCGGCCCCGTCCCCCGCGGACCCTACGTCCTCTGCAGCACTgccagcaccaccagcatCAGCGACAGCATCATCCGCGCCCGTATCTGCTTCTGCATTgccgacggcaccgccgaCAACAACACAAGGGGTACCAGTGCCAGCACCGACACCAACGGGAGGAGCACCGCTCATGACGAGTgccatcggcggcagcagctcctccaACGTCGATAACGACAGGccgctgcttctgctgctggccgcccAGCACCATGCCGTCGCCAGGGTGTCCATGTGGATGCAGCGCGGCAACTGTCCGCACATGGTCGAGTCGACGGCCCTGCTGACGGCCGCCATTCTGAGCGACGGGGAGAGCAAGGGCAGCGCCGGCACCTacgccgtccgcgccgcctacgccgccgcctttAGCCGGTACGTTtggtctgtctctctctacctctcTCGGTCTTTCGCCCCCGCTACCCCCCTGGGCCCTTCGTGTCTCTCTATCTCAATCTAGTCGGGAGCTGGTGGCTGTCGCAAGCCCGTCAAAGTCTATTTGGGCCTTTTCCGTCCCTCCTCATTccggcctcctcgaaccTTGGCCCGTCCCTTGGTCTTGGGTGGCTTTGAAACAATCCAATCCTCCAAGGACATCCTTTGGTCGCCCTTGTTCCCTCGAACCCTCGTTTCTGGACTTCGGCGTCTTCTCACATCTTACATACCTCCTCCTTTCGACTTTCCTGTCATTGTCACCCCCTCCCGTACAAAAGCACACcacgccccccccttccctttcccgTCCTGTGTCTCGCGGCGCCATGTCTCCTTTTGGATTCTGCATGTTAAAGCCTGCCCCAACACCCGACCGACTAGTCAAGGCGGTCCGTCTGATGAAAGGCGCATTTGCCCGATCTGACCTGACCGACCTGCTGGATCACACGCCCGGGCAATGCACATATACGCACGCCGCACCAACACACACCCCCCCATCCTCCCAGCAAACACCGTCTTGGATCGCCTCTTGTCTCATATTGTCCGCGTCGCGCAAGTGTGCACTCACTTCTTTAGCCCATGATCTGACTGACTTGCCTCTGTGGCATCGGGAGGTTTGGATTGGATGTCTTCGCTACATGCAACCTCCCGCCGGGCCCTACCCTTCGTAGGGGCGATCCATAGGCCTGTTTCTgttttcttccctctcccccttcggAGTCAGCAACCAAAGGGGCCGTCTTATGTGTCTGAGCCCGGGCTCTTCTTCccggcttccctttccccctttaCTGCCTTGTCCCTTGGATGCCTCGCAACTTGCTGGTCAATGATGCCGATGGACCGTGATTGCTCACACGTTCTTCTCGATTAGGTTCGTGACCGGACTCCTGGACGGACACCAGGATAAGCAGCGTAAGCTGAGCATGTACTCAGTGGCCAAGACCATCGGGCTGCCGGCGACCTTTGTCGAGCTTCGGCACCAGGCGACGCACGAGACGCTACCGTCACTCGCGAAGCTGCGGTCCGCCGCTCGTAAGGCTCTGGTCTGGATATGGGAGTACTACTGGCAGCACTTGgggcccgaggacgaggtggcggtggaggtggGTGAGAATGAGGGTGAGGGATGGGAGCGGATTGAGGTTTCGGAGAAGAGGGTCGGCGTCGCCACGGCAGCAGCGGGTCGcgcggtcgtcgtcgccttcctCGAAGAACAAGACGAGGCGCGGCGCGCAGATATGAAGAGGTGGATTGacgggctcgacgaggctCGGCTGCTCGCCACATTGGACAAGATCACGGAGACGCCGCCGAACAACATCGTTCTACTTGCTGCACTGCGGCTGTTGAAGGAGATTCTGCAAAAGCGGCAGAGTGTCAAGGGCACAGAACAAGGGCACGCCA from Colletotrichum higginsianum IMI 349063 chromosome 3, whole genome shotgun sequence includes the following:
- a CDS encoding Hydroxyacylglutathione hydrolase: MVQYILTPWRDRRELLKVRQQFYPAAPSPADPTSSAALPAPPASATASSAPVSASALPTAPPTTTQGVPVPAPTPTGGAPLMTSAIGGSSSSNVDNDRPLLLLLAAQHHAVARVSMWMQRGNCPHMVESTALLTAAILSDGESKGSAGTYAVRAAYAAAFSRRELVAVASPSKSIWAFSVPPHSGLLEPWPVPWSWVALKQSNPPRTSFGRPCSLEPSFLDFGVFSHLTYLLLSTFLSLSPPPVQKHTTPPPSLSRPVSRGAMSPFGFCMLKPAPTPDRLVKAVRLMKGAFARSDLTDLLDHTPGQCTYTHAAPTHTPPSSQQTPSWIASCLILSASRKCALTSLAHDLTDLPLWHREVWIGCLRYMQPPAGPYPSFVTGLLDGHQDKQRKLSMYSVAKTIGLPATFVELRHQATHETLPSLAKLRSAARKALVWIWEYYWQHLGPEDEVAVEVGENEGEGWERIEVSEKRVGVATAAAGRAVVVAFLEEQDEARRADMKRWIDGLDEARLLATLDKITETPPNNIVLLAALRLLKEILQKRQSVKGTEQGHARDVDEIERKISQARDALMAETQDAAETSADDAGTEEAQEIVGTGWARFEGTWKPRPIGVAIIQTSLDRVIAFHEYLRLEETIAENKTHHSNSRRVGSSNNYAYLVKDDKTNDAVIIDPANPPEVTPVLQKAIKAGEINLTAIVNTHHHWDHAGGNKQLQGDLGLEKLPVIGGKNCDGVTRTPGHGESFNIGSIAVKALHTPCHTQDSICWFMQDGEQKVVFTGDTLFISGCGKFFEGNADEMHTALNKTLASLPDDTVVFPGHEYTKSNVKFAASVLQNEAIQKLQAFAENNKETQGKFTIGDEKDPEIQKVTGESEPVSVMAKLREMKNNFK